One genomic window of Futiania mangrovi includes the following:
- a CDS encoding HD domain-containing protein, with translation MLSGRRLDLLDPSPLDVEIEDIAHGLSRVARWNGQTRGAFSFSVAQHCVIVEEIAGRLSPALDRRWRLAALLHDAAEYVIGDLISPFKAAVGIDYKAFERRLEAAIHIRFGLPPHPPAHVAKLLKQADLQAAYFEATHLAGFSEDEAKGFFGKPLVPAPDMTPRPPGEAHALFLARFTALGGAQGTGG, from the coding sequence ATGCTGTCGGGCCGCCGTCTCGACCTGCTCGACCCCTCCCCCCTCGACGTGGAGATCGAGGATATCGCCCACGGCCTTTCCCGCGTTGCGCGCTGGAACGGCCAGACGCGGGGCGCGTTCTCCTTCTCCGTCGCGCAGCATTGCGTGATCGTGGAGGAAATCGCGGGCCGCCTGTCGCCCGCGCTCGACCGGCGCTGGCGGCTGGCGGCGCTTTTGCACGACGCCGCCGAATACGTCATCGGCGACCTCATCAGCCCGTTCAAGGCCGCCGTCGGCATCGACTACAAGGCGTTCGAGCGGCGGCTGGAGGCGGCCATCCACATCCGCTTCGGCCTGCCCCCGCACCCCCCCGCGCACGTCGCGAAGCTGCTCAAGCAGGCCGACCTGCAGGCCGCCTATTTCGAGGCGACGCACCTTGCGGGTTTCTCGGAGGACGAGGCGAAGGGCTTCTTCGGCAAGCCGCTGGTGCCCGCCCCCGACATGACGCCCCGCCCGCCGGGTGAGGCGCACGCGCTCTTCCTCGCGCGCTTCACCGCACTCGGCGGCGCGCAAGGCACGGGCGGCTGA
- the nadA gene encoding quinolinate synthase NadA yields the protein MTAMPDPQTLEFTPEVEAATAEIYERMRTVVPEAEWPFLAPYIARINALKKERNAVILAHNYMTPDIFHGIADVVGDSLQLAIEATKTDAQVIVQCGVHFMAETSKILNPDKTVLIPDMRAGCSLASSITGADVRLLRQKYPGVPVVTYVNTSAEVKAETDICCTSSNARDIVASLDSDTVIMIPDQYLAKNVARETGKRIITWAGSCEVHDRFSADEIREFRKHHPGVMVLAHPECPPEVVLEADFAGSTSGMINYVKDHRPAQVVMVTECSMGDNVAAELPGTEFMRPCNLCPHMKRITLPKVLEALEQMKEEVVVDPEIAERARGAVQRMIDFNKTH from the coding sequence ATGACCGCGATGCCCGATCCGCAGACGCTGGAATTCACCCCCGAGGTCGAGGCGGCCACCGCCGAGATCTACGAGCGGATGCGCACCGTCGTGCCGGAGGCCGAATGGCCCTTCCTCGCGCCCTATATCGCGCGCATCAACGCGCTGAAGAAGGAGCGCAACGCGGTCATCCTCGCTCACAACTACATGACGCCGGACATCTTCCACGGCATCGCGGACGTGGTGGGCGACAGCCTGCAACTCGCCATCGAGGCGACCAAGACCGACGCCCAGGTGATCGTGCAGTGCGGCGTGCACTTCATGGCCGAAACCTCGAAGATCCTGAACCCCGACAAGACGGTCCTGATCCCGGACATGCGGGCGGGCTGCTCGCTGGCGTCCTCGATTACCGGGGCGGACGTACGCCTGCTGCGCCAGAAGTATCCGGGCGTGCCGGTCGTCACCTATGTGAATACGAGTGCGGAGGTGAAGGCCGAGACCGACATCTGCTGCACCTCGTCGAACGCGCGCGACATCGTGGCCTCGCTCGACAGCGACACGGTCATCATGATCCCCGACCAGTACCTTGCGAAGAACGTCGCGCGGGAGACCGGCAAGCGCATCATCACCTGGGCCGGTTCGTGCGAGGTGCACGACCGCTTCTCGGCGGACGAGATCCGGGAGTTCCGCAAGCACCACCCCGGCGTCATGGTGCTCGCCCACCCCGAGTGCCCGCCTGAGGTCGTGCTGGAGGCGGATTTCGCGGGCTCCACCTCGGGCATGATCAACTACGTCAAGGACCACCGCCCGGCGCAGGTCGTGATGGTGACCGAATGCTCGATGGGCGACAATGTTGCGGCCGAACTGCCCGGGACAGAGTTCATGCGCCCCTGCAACCTTTGCCCGCACATGAAGCGGATCACGCTGCCGAAGGTGCTGGAGGCGCTGGAGCAGATGAAGGAGGAGGTCGTCGTCGACCCCGAGATCGCCGAACGCGCGCGCGGCGCTGTCCAGCGCATGATCGACTTCAACAAGACGCACTGA
- a CDS encoding NUDIX hydrolase: MDVLIDLNAVIVSVDGDRPQVLTVPHAEAGGEAGLPFGPFDPQAHRTLELGLRTWVEEQTRLPLGYVEQLYTFGDRGRHGPGEDVRVVSVGYLALTRAAPRPAETGARWADWYAFLPWEDWRKGPPALIAERIVPALDAWAGDGPTPARRERRRARINACFGGGGFDWDEERVLDRYELLYEAGLVRERARDDAGTVTLSGPSPLGADRPMPFDHRRILATAIGRLRAKLKYRPVVFELMPATFTLLELQRCVEAVTGAGFHKQNFRRYVERSGLVEPTGAIVARGPGRPAAEHRFKREALLERPATGVRVSPTLGPR, encoded by the coding sequence ATGGACGTCCTGATCGACCTCAACGCGGTGATCGTGTCGGTCGACGGTGACCGGCCGCAGGTGCTGACCGTGCCCCATGCCGAAGCGGGCGGCGAGGCCGGCCTGCCGTTCGGACCCTTCGACCCGCAGGCGCACCGCACGCTGGAGCTTGGCCTGCGCACCTGGGTGGAGGAGCAGACGCGGCTTCCCCTCGGCTATGTTGAGCAGCTCTACACCTTCGGCGACCGCGGGCGGCATGGTCCGGGCGAGGACGTGCGCGTCGTCTCGGTCGGCTATCTCGCGCTCACCCGTGCTGCGCCGCGGCCCGCAGAGACCGGCGCGCGCTGGGCCGACTGGTACGCCTTCCTGCCGTGGGAGGACTGGCGCAAGGGCCCGCCCGCGCTGATCGCCGAACGCATCGTGCCCGCGCTCGACGCCTGGGCCGGAGACGGCCCCACGCCCGCCCGGCGGGAGCGGCGGCGCGCCCGCATCAACGCCTGTTTCGGCGGCGGTGGCTTCGACTGGGACGAGGAGCGCGTGCTCGACCGCTACGAACTGCTCTACGAGGCGGGTCTCGTGCGCGAACGCGCGCGCGACGACGCAGGGACCGTGACCCTGTCCGGCCCCTCTCCCCTCGGCGCCGACCGGCCCATGCCCTTCGACCACCGCCGCATCCTCGCGACCGCGATAGGGCGGCTGCGCGCGAAGCTCAAGTACCGCCCCGTCGTGTTCGAGCTGATGCCCGCGACCTTCACGCTGCTGGAGCTTCAGCGCTGTGTCGAGGCGGTCACGGGTGCGGGCTTCCACAAGCAGAACTTCCGCCGCTATGTCGAACGCTCCGGCCTCGTCGAGCCCACGGGCGCCATCGTCGCGCGCGGTCCCGGCCGCCCCGCCGCCGAGCACCGTTTCAAGCGTGAGGCGCTGCTGGAGCGTCCGGCAACCGGTGTGCGCGTCTCCCCGACGCTCGGCCCCCGCTAG
- the ygfZ gene encoding CAF17-like 4Fe-4S cluster assembly/insertion protein YgfZ encodes MTASGLIDTRRAMLAVRGPDARTFLQGILTNDVGRLGPETPVYAALLSPQGKVLFDMILAWWNDAVLLDAEADRLPDLARRLALYRLRAKAEIGEMPEIAVGLLWGADAGAIAEAAGRENPDLRVLPDPRLPDLGYRLYGARADVEAALAAAEPATAEDWTRHRLALGVPEAPDDIRADETFWLEANAALLNGVDFRKGCYVGQEVTARMHHKTVLRKRLVPLSFDGGTPEPGTALMAGEKEAGTVTSALDGRGIGLVRLDRWEDAETVTADGLTAHMVAPGWLAPALTGSAA; translated from the coding sequence ATGACTGCATCCGGACTGATCGACACCCGCAGGGCCATGCTGGCCGTCCGCGGACCGGACGCGCGGACTTTCCTGCAAGGCATCCTGACTAATGACGTCGGGCGGCTGGGGCCCGAGACGCCGGTCTATGCCGCCCTGCTCTCCCCGCAAGGCAAGGTTCTGTTCGACATGATCCTCGCCTGGTGGAACGACGCGGTCCTGCTCGACGCCGAGGCGGACAGGCTCCCCGACCTTGCCCGCCGTCTCGCTCTCTACCGCCTGCGCGCGAAGGCGGAGATCGGCGAGATGCCGGAGATCGCGGTGGGCCTGCTCTGGGGCGCGGACGCCGGCGCAATCGCCGAGGCTGCCGGGCGCGAGAACCCCGACCTGCGCGTGCTGCCCGACCCGCGCCTGCCCGATCTCGGCTACCGGCTCTACGGCGCGCGCGCCGATGTCGAGGCCGCACTCGCGGCGGCGGAACCCGCGACGGCCGAGGACTGGACGCGCCACCGCCTCGCCCTTGGCGTGCCGGAGGCGCCCGACGACATCCGCGCCGACGAGACCTTCTGGCTGGAGGCCAACGCCGCGCTGCTGAACGGCGTCGATTTCCGCAAGGGCTGCTATGTCGGGCAGGAGGTGACGGCGCGCATGCACCACAAGACCGTGCTGCGCAAGCGCCTCGTGCCCCTCTCCTTCGACGGCGGGACGCCGGAACCCGGCACCGCCCTCATGGCAGGGGAGAAGGAAGCGGGCACCGTGACCTCCGCGCTCGACGGGCGGGGCATCGGCCTCGTCCGCCTCGACCGCTGGGAGGATGCGGAGACCGTGACCGCAGATGGCCTGACCGCGCACATGGTGGCGCCGGGCTGGCTCGCACCCGCGCTGACGGGATCGGCCGCATGA
- a CDS encoding DNA-3-methyladenine glycosylase I encodes MTGAEAPGRCPWCGDDPLYVAYHDTEWGVPERDGRALFEKLVLDGFQAGLAWITILRKRENFRRAFQGFDPEVVARWGENDIARLLADPGIVRHRGKIEATVGNARAWLDLGGAEPFARMMWETVDHAPRQNLPETIAHVPAETPESRDLSKRLKAAGFRFCGPTIVYAVMQATGLVNDHLATCPRAEEVRRLGSVRP; translated from the coding sequence ATGACCGGCGCCGAGGCCCCAGGCCGCTGCCCCTGGTGCGGCGACGACCCGCTTTACGTCGCCTATCACGACACCGAATGGGGCGTGCCGGAGCGTGACGGCCGCGCGCTGTTCGAGAAGCTGGTCCTCGACGGCTTCCAGGCGGGCCTCGCCTGGATCACCATCCTGCGCAAGCGGGAGAACTTCCGCCGCGCCTTCCAGGGCTTCGACCCGGAGGTCGTCGCCCGCTGGGGGGAGAACGACATCGCCCGCCTGCTCGCCGATCCGGGCATCGTGCGCCACCGCGGCAAGATCGAGGCGACCGTAGGCAATGCCCGCGCCTGGCTCGACCTGGGCGGGGCTGAGCCGTTCGCCCGCATGATGTGGGAGACGGTCGATCACGCCCCGCGCCAGAACCTGCCGGAGACGATCGCCCATGTCCCCGCGGAGACGCCCGAAAGCCGTGACCTGTCGAAGCGCCTGAAGGCCGCCGGCTTCCGCTTCTGCGGTCCGACCATCGTCTATGCGGTCATGCAGGCGACGGGCCTCGTCAACGACCATCTCGCAACCTGCCCGCGCGCCGAAGAGGTGCGCCGCCTCGGGAGCGTGCGGCCGTGA